One segment of Burkholderia multivorans ATCC BAA-247 DNA contains the following:
- the cdpA gene encoding cyclic di-GMP phosphodiesterase CdpA, whose amino-acid sequence MPARAGAPRRDDTVRNWLEQTVGTVDFLAHVDRELRFLYVSEASLRFIGYHRDYLHTLTLRDLIAEQDTAALEDLLARAARSGQVEKATMSIVKSLTYPLDVELRAVKSRHHGVEGFAIAAFDISSWRALEARLTYEMHHDPMTGLDNLSALVPALIRAQQTADDEGTCAALLLLDLDDYQRINRALGYDAGDALLRETARRLRTLVAPDELLARVASDKFAVVLAAPDRTRACDAADALARRLQAAVREPYTYHGQPVHLSASIGIALYPDERAAPHRAQHHSPLLRRADHALAQAKASGGNALAFHAPVDDPADAERLKLEADLYDGVRNGEFSLHFQPITRSQSGAVVGVEALIRWRHPVHGLVPPATFIPLAESIGLINYLGNWVLKAACMQLVAWDRQGLALQYVAVNVSPQQFRDPRFTQSVRDAIALTGIDPRRIVLEITESLLMHDPAHAKGLLEELTELGIRFAIDDFGTGYSSLAYLQRFPLAKLKIDRSFVENLLTSRNDRAIVSAVVGLAQTLELELVAEGVETEAQRALLTEMGCNHIQGWLVCQALPSEELARRFAAQQLHLHAAA is encoded by the coding sequence ATGCCTGCGCGCGCCGGCGCACCGCGTCGCGACGATACCGTGCGCAACTGGCTGGAACAGACGGTCGGCACGGTCGATTTCCTCGCCCACGTCGATCGCGAGCTGCGCTTCCTCTACGTGTCGGAAGCGAGCCTGCGCTTCATCGGCTATCACCGCGACTATCTGCACACGCTGACGCTGCGCGACCTGATCGCCGAACAGGATACCGCGGCGCTCGAAGACCTGCTTGCGCGCGCCGCGCGCTCCGGGCAGGTCGAGAAGGCGACGATGAGCATCGTGAAGTCGCTGACCTACCCGCTCGACGTCGAGCTGCGCGCCGTGAAGAGCCGCCACCACGGCGTCGAAGGCTTCGCGATAGCCGCGTTCGACATCTCGTCGTGGCGCGCGCTCGAGGCGCGGCTCACGTATGAAATGCATCACGATCCGATGACGGGGCTCGACAACCTGTCGGCGCTCGTCCCCGCGCTGATCCGCGCGCAGCAGACGGCCGACGACGAAGGCACGTGCGCGGCGCTGCTGCTGCTCGATCTCGACGATTATCAGCGGATCAACCGCGCGCTCGGCTACGACGCGGGCGACGCGCTGCTGCGCGAGACCGCCCGGCGGCTGCGTACGCTCGTCGCGCCCGACGAATTGCTCGCGCGCGTCGCGAGCGACAAGTTCGCGGTCGTGCTCGCCGCGCCGGACCGCACGCGCGCGTGCGACGCGGCCGACGCGCTCGCGCGGCGGCTGCAGGCCGCGGTGCGCGAGCCGTACACGTACCACGGGCAACCGGTGCATCTTTCAGCAAGCATCGGCATCGCGCTGTATCCGGACGAGCGCGCGGCGCCGCATCGCGCGCAGCACCACAGTCCGCTGCTGCGCCGCGCCGATCACGCGCTCGCGCAGGCGAAGGCGTCGGGCGGCAATGCGCTCGCGTTCCATGCGCCGGTCGACGATCCGGCCGACGCCGAACGGCTGAAGCTCGAAGCCGATCTCTACGACGGCGTGCGCAACGGCGAATTCTCGCTGCATTTCCAGCCGATCACGCGCAGCCAGTCCGGTGCGGTGGTCGGCGTCGAGGCGCTGATCCGCTGGCGCCACCCCGTTCACGGGCTCGTGCCGCCGGCGACCTTCATTCCGCTCGCCGAATCGATCGGGCTCATCAACTATCTCGGCAACTGGGTGCTGAAGGCCGCCTGCATGCAGCTCGTCGCGTGGGATCGGCAGGGGCTCGCGCTGCAGTACGTCGCGGTCAACGTGTCGCCGCAGCAGTTTCGCGATCCGCGCTTCACGCAAAGCGTGCGCGATGCGATCGCGCTGACCGGCATCGATCCGCGGCGCATCGTGCTCGAGATCACCGAAAGCCTGCTGATGCACGATCCCGCGCATGCCAAGGGGCTGCTCGAGGAGCTGACCGAGCTCGGCATCCGCTTCGCGATCGACGATTTCGGCACCGGCTATTCGAGTCTCGCGTATCTGCAGCGCTTCCCGCTCGCGAAGCTGAAGATCGACCGCAGCTTCGTCGAGAACCTGCTGACCTCGCGCAACGATCGCGCGATCGTGTCGGCCGTCGTCGGGCTCGCGCAGACGCTCGAGCTCGAACTCGTCGCCGAAGGCGTCGAGACCGAAGCGCAGCGCGCCCTGCTGACCGAAATGGGCTGCAACCACATCCAGGGCTGGCTCGTCTGTCAGGCGCTGCCGTCCGAGGAGCTCGCGCGCCGCTTCGCGGCGCAGCAGCTGCACCTGCACGCGGCGGCCTGA
- a CDS encoding peroxiredoxin has translation MKRKLLLGAVAAALVAGLAPIAQAQLKPGDAAPDFTAPASLGGKTYRYSLADALKQGPVVLYFYPAAFTKGCTIEAHAFAEAVDRYKAYGATVIGVSADNIDTLTKFSVSECRSKFPVAADPDAKIIREYDAKLPALDRANRVSYVISPEGKVLYEYTSLSPDKHVENTLAAVKAWADAHPKR, from the coding sequence ATGAAGCGAAAACTATTGCTGGGCGCCGTTGCGGCGGCGCTGGTGGCCGGTCTTGCGCCGATCGCGCAGGCGCAGCTGAAGCCGGGCGACGCGGCGCCCGATTTTACGGCGCCCGCATCGCTGGGCGGCAAGACTTACAGGTACTCGCTCGCCGATGCGCTGAAGCAGGGCCCCGTCGTGCTGTATTTCTACCCGGCCGCGTTTACGAAGGGCTGCACGATCGAGGCGCACGCGTTCGCGGAGGCGGTCGACCGCTACAAGGCGTATGGCGCGACGGTGATCGGCGTGTCGGCCGACAACATCGATACGCTGACGAAGTTCTCGGTCAGCGAGTGCCGCAGCAAGTTCCCGGTCGCGGCCGATCCGGACGCGAAGATCATCCGCGAATACGACGCGAAGCTGCCCGCGCTCGATCGCGCGAACCGCGTGTCGTACGTGATTTCGCCGGAAGGGAAGGTCCTGTACGAATACACGAGCCTGTCGCCCGACAAGCACGTCGAGAACACGCTCGCCGCCGTGAAGGCGTGGGCCGACGCGCATCCGAAACGCTGA
- a CDS encoding SDR family oxidoreductase codes for MTTKVLLIGATGRTGRACADLLLKQPEFELTALVRRPGYTLPGARVVEADLTTDFSSAFQGIAHAIYAAGSAESEGATEEQQIDRDAVARAAEYALAYNVQKLVVISSLTAYWPERSPDALRHYSQMKREGDERVIASGVDYVILRPGPLSDGPGVGKIALTEERVEPAPPVSRQDVAWAAIEAIKLGISRKVIGFVGGSVPIEQALRA; via the coding sequence ATGACGACGAAGGTACTGCTGATCGGCGCGACCGGCCGCACGGGCCGCGCCTGCGCGGATCTGCTGCTCAAGCAGCCGGAATTCGAGCTCACCGCGCTCGTGCGCCGGCCGGGTTATACGCTGCCGGGCGCGAGGGTCGTCGAGGCCGATCTCACGACCGATTTCTCGTCGGCGTTCCAGGGCATCGCGCACGCGATCTATGCGGCCGGCTCGGCCGAATCCGAAGGCGCCACCGAAGAGCAGCAGATCGATCGCGACGCCGTTGCGCGCGCGGCCGAGTATGCGCTCGCATACAACGTCCAGAAGCTCGTCGTGATCAGCTCGCTGACCGCGTACTGGCCCGAGCGCAGCCCCGACGCGCTGCGCCACTACTCGCAGATGAAGCGCGAAGGCGACGAGCGCGTGATCGCGTCCGGCGTCGACTACGTGATCCTGCGTCCGGGCCCGCTGTCGGACGGCCCGGGCGTCGGCAAGATCGCGCTGACCGAGGAGCGCGTCGAGCCCGCGCCGCCCGTGTCGCGGCAGGACGTTGCATGGGCCGCGATCGAGGCGATCAAGCTTGGCATTTCGCGAAAGGTTATCGGCTTCGTCGGCGGCAGCGTGCCGATCGAACAGGCGCTGCGCGCGTAA
- a CDS encoding NYN domain-containing protein, with protein sequence MALPLDNVSMAVFCDFENVALGVRDAKYEKFDIKPVLEKLLLKGSIVVKKAYCDWDRYKGFKAAMHEASFELIEIPHVRQSGKNSADIRLVVDALDLCYTKSHVDTFVIVSGDSDFSPLVSKLRENAKKVIGVGVKKSTSDLLVANCDEFIFYDDLVREQQRALAKREQQRAGNGGAKRADEPSRKPEMEARKAEAIALAVETFEALASERDDVGKIWASVLKSAIKRRKPDFNESYYGFRAFGNLLDEAQARGLLEVGRDDKSGAFVSRPRQSAAAEPAAARDMGSAHAGHGARHAEAAPLEHASRRRGAHGEPAADGMAVDTDGAGAVDVVASEAALAPADAVESNETAHAGATHGDAKDGRKRARKSAAKKAGAKKSADAASAGRSAAKREAAAQRGDEPADERHAEAAPREPEQGDARHAAPQHAAPAADAFAASDAAAQPSPDAMPAGEPAGETAAAEAKPKKAPRKTATRARRPRKTTPAAE encoded by the coding sequence ATGGCATTACCCCTGGACAACGTCAGCATGGCCGTGTTCTGCGACTTCGAGAACGTCGCGCTCGGCGTACGCGACGCGAAGTACGAGAAATTCGACATCAAGCCCGTGCTCGAAAAGCTGCTGCTGAAGGGCAGCATCGTCGTGAAGAAGGCCTATTGCGACTGGGATCGCTACAAGGGCTTCAAGGCGGCGATGCACGAGGCGAGCTTCGAGCTGATCGAGATTCCGCACGTGCGCCAGTCGGGCAAGAATTCGGCCGACATCCGGCTCGTCGTCGACGCGCTCGACCTCTGCTACACGAAATCGCATGTCGATACGTTCGTGATCGTCAGCGGCGACTCGGATTTTTCGCCGCTCGTGTCGAAACTGCGCGAGAACGCGAAGAAGGTGATCGGCGTCGGCGTGAAGAAGTCGACGTCCGACCTGCTGGTCGCGAACTGCGATGAGTTCATCTTCTACGACGATCTCGTGCGCGAACAGCAGCGCGCGCTCGCCAAGCGCGAACAGCAGCGTGCGGGCAACGGCGGCGCGAAGCGTGCGGACGAGCCGTCGCGCAAGCCGGAGATGGAGGCGCGCAAGGCCGAGGCGATCGCGCTCGCGGTCGAGACGTTCGAGGCGCTTGCGTCCGAGCGCGACGACGTCGGCAAGATCTGGGCGTCCGTGCTCAAGAGCGCGATCAAGCGCCGCAAGCCCGATTTCAACGAGTCGTACTACGGCTTCCGCGCGTTCGGCAACCTGCTCGACGAAGCGCAGGCGCGCGGGCTGCTCGAGGTTGGCCGCGACGACAAGTCGGGCGCGTTCGTGTCGCGGCCGCGTCAGTCGGCTGCGGCCGAGCCGGCCGCCGCGCGCGATATGGGCAGCGCGCACGCGGGGCATGGCGCGCGTCACGCGGAAGCCGCGCCGCTCGAACACGCGTCGCGCCGTCGCGGCGCGCACGGTGAGCCGGCGGCGGACGGCATGGCCGTCGACACGGACGGAGCCGGCGCGGTCGACGTCGTCGCGAGCGAAGCGGCGCTCGCACCGGCGGACGCGGTGGAATCGAACGAAACGGCGCACGCGGGCGCGACGCACGGCGACGCGAAGGACGGCCGCAAGCGCGCACGCAAGAGCGCGGCGAAGAAGGCCGGCGCAAAGAAGAGCGCCGATGCGGCGAGCGCCGGCCGGTCCGCGGCGAAGCGGGAGGCTGCAGCGCAGCGCGGCGACGAGCCCGCGGACGAGCGCCATGCCGAAGCCGCGCCTCGCGAGCCGGAGCAGGGCGACGCACGGCACGCCGCGCCGCAGCACGCGGCGCCGGCGGCCGACGCATTTGCGGCTTCGGATGCGGCCGCGCAGCCGTCGCCCGATGCGATGCCGGCGGGCGAACCGGCCGGCGAAACGGCCGCCGCCGAAGCGAAGCCGAAGAAGGCGCCCCGCAAGACGGCCACGCGTGCGCGCCGTCCGCGCAAGACGACGCCCGCCGCCGAGTAA
- a CDS encoding VOC family protein, producing the protein MNVQLNHTIVWCRDAHASSRFLTELLDLPPPTPFGPMLVVALDNGVSLDFYQQPGEIASQHYAFLVDEADFDRVYARIRERALPHWADPAKRQPGEIYRHNGGRGVYFDDPDGHFLEVMTQPYALNG; encoded by the coding sequence ATGAACGTCCAGTTGAATCACACCATCGTCTGGTGCCGCGACGCGCACGCGTCGAGCCGCTTTCTCACCGAACTGCTGGACCTGCCGCCGCCGACGCCGTTCGGCCCGATGCTCGTCGTCGCGCTCGACAACGGCGTCTCGCTCGATTTCTATCAGCAGCCGGGCGAGATCGCGTCGCAGCACTACGCGTTTCTCGTCGACGAAGCGGACTTCGATCGCGTCTACGCCCGCATCCGCGAGCGCGCGCTGCCGCACTGGGCCGATCCTGCGAAGCGGCAGCCGGGCGAGATCTACCGCCACAACGGCGGGCGCGGCGTGTATTTCGACGATCCGGACGGTCACTTTCTCGAAGTGATGACGCAGCCCTATGCGCTGAACGGCTGA
- a CDS encoding efflux RND transporter permease subunit: protein MNLSRPFITRPVATTLLALGVALAGLFAFVKLPVSPLPQVDFPTISVQASLPGASPETVATSVTSPLERHLGSIADVTEMTSTSTVGNARIILQFGLNRDIDGAARDVQAAINAARADLPAALKSNPTYRKVNPADSPIMIVSLTSDTASPARLYDAASTVLQQSLSQIDGIGQVTVSGSANPAVRVELEPQALFHYGIGLEDVRAALASANANSPKGAIEFGPQHYQLYTNDQASQASQYRDLVVAYRNGAGVRLSDLSEVVDSVEDLRNLGLSNGKRAVLVILYRSPGANIIDTIDRVRAALPQLTASLPADITVTPVLDRSTTIRASLKDTEHTLLIAVSLVVMVVFLFLRNWRATLIPSVAVPISIVGTFGAMYLLGFSIDNLSLMALIVATGFVVDDAIVVLENIARHIENGKPRLQAAFDGAREVGFTVLSMSISLVAVFLPILLMGGIVGRLFREFALTLSLAIAVSLAVSLTVTPMMCARLLPERHDAREEGRFARFLERCFARMQRGYERSLSWALSRPLLILLILFATIGLNVYLYVIVPKGFFPQQDTGLMIGGIRADQATSFQAMKQKFTEMMRIVQSNPNVKSAAGFTGGTQTNSGFMFVTLKDRSERKVSADQVIQQLRGPLSRVAGASTFLQAAQDIRVGGRQSNAQYQFTLLGDSSAELYKWGPILTEALQKRPELTDVNSDQQQGGLEAMVTIDRATAARLGIKPAQIDNTLYDAFGQRQVSTIYNPLNQYHVVMEVAPKYWQSPEMLKQVWISTSGGSASGSQTTNAAAGTFVATAAGTSSAGTAATSAAAIASDSARNQALNSIASSGKSSASAGAAVSTSKSTMIPLSAIATFGPSTTPLSVNHQGLFVATTISFNLPPGVSLSQATQVIYQTMAQIGVPPTIVGSFQGTAQAFQQSMNDQPILILAALLAVYIVLGILYESYIHPITILSTLPSAGVGALLALLLFKTEFSIIALIGVILLIGIVKKNAIMMVDFAIDQTRNHGKSSFDAIREACLLRFRPIMMTTMAALLGALPLAFGSADGAELRAPLGIAIAGGLIMSQVLTLYTTPVVYLYMDRLRVWGEKRRNRRGNPGGPAVAGE, encoded by the coding sequence ATGAACCTGTCGCGCCCTTTCATCACGCGTCCCGTCGCGACCACGCTGCTCGCGCTCGGCGTCGCGCTCGCGGGGCTGTTCGCGTTCGTCAAGCTGCCGGTGTCGCCGCTGCCGCAGGTCGACTTCCCGACGATCTCCGTGCAGGCGTCGCTGCCGGGCGCGAGCCCCGAGACCGTCGCGACCAGCGTGACGAGCCCGCTCGAGCGGCATCTCGGATCGATCGCCGACGTCACCGAAATGACGTCGACCAGCACCGTCGGCAACGCGCGGATCATCCTGCAGTTCGGGCTGAACCGCGACATCGACGGCGCCGCGCGCGACGTGCAGGCCGCGATCAACGCGGCACGCGCCGACCTGCCCGCCGCGCTGAAAAGCAACCCGACCTACCGGAAGGTGAACCCGGCCGACTCGCCGATCATGATCGTGTCGCTGACGTCGGACACCGCGTCGCCGGCGCGCTTGTACGACGCGGCGTCGACGGTGCTGCAGCAGTCGCTGTCGCAGATCGACGGGATCGGCCAGGTCACCGTCAGCGGCTCCGCGAATCCGGCCGTGCGCGTCGAGCTCGAGCCGCAGGCGCTGTTCCACTACGGCATCGGGCTCGAAGACGTGCGCGCGGCGCTCGCGTCCGCGAACGCGAACAGCCCGAAAGGCGCGATCGAGTTCGGGCCGCAGCACTACCAGCTCTACACGAACGATCAGGCATCGCAGGCGTCGCAGTATCGCGATCTCGTCGTCGCGTACCGCAACGGCGCGGGCGTGCGGCTGTCCGATCTGTCGGAGGTCGTCGACTCGGTCGAGGATCTGCGCAACCTCGGGCTGTCGAACGGCAAGCGCGCGGTGCTCGTGATCCTGTACCGGTCGCCGGGCGCGAACATCATCGACACGATCGATCGCGTGCGCGCCGCGCTGCCGCAGCTGACCGCGTCGCTGCCGGCCGACATCACGGTGACGCCCGTGCTCGACCGCTCGACGACCATCCGCGCCTCGCTGAAGGACACCGAGCACACGCTGCTGATCGCGGTGAGCCTCGTCGTGATGGTCGTGTTCCTGTTCCTGCGCAACTGGCGCGCGACGCTGATTCCGAGCGTCGCGGTGCCGATCTCGATCGTCGGCACGTTCGGCGCGATGTACCTGCTCGGCTTCTCGATCGACAACCTGTCGCTGATGGCGCTAATCGTCGCGACCGGCTTCGTCGTCGACGATGCGATCGTCGTGCTCGAGAACATCGCGCGCCACATCGAGAACGGCAAGCCGCGGCTGCAGGCTGCGTTCGACGGCGCGCGCGAGGTCGGCTTCACGGTGCTGTCGATGAGCATCTCGCTCGTCGCCGTGTTTCTGCCGATCCTGCTGATGGGCGGCATCGTCGGGCGCCTGTTCCGCGAATTCGCGCTGACGCTGTCGCTCGCGATCGCGGTGTCGCTCGCGGTCTCGCTGACCGTCACGCCGATGATGTGCGCGCGCCTGCTGCCGGAGCGGCACGACGCGCGCGAAGAAGGCCGCTTCGCGCGCTTTCTCGAACGCTGCTTCGCGCGGATGCAGCGCGGCTACGAGCGCTCGCTGTCGTGGGCGCTGAGCCGGCCGCTGCTGATCCTGCTGATCCTGTTCGCGACGATCGGGCTGAACGTCTATCTGTACGTGATCGTGCCGAAAGGCTTCTTCCCGCAGCAGGACACGGGGCTGATGATCGGCGGAATCCGCGCGGACCAGGCGACCTCGTTCCAGGCGATGAAGCAGAAGTTCACCGAGATGATGCGCATCGTGCAGAGCAACCCGAACGTGAAGAGCGCGGCAGGCTTCACGGGCGGCACGCAGACCAACTCGGGCTTCATGTTCGTCACGCTGAAGGACCGCAGCGAGCGCAAGGTATCGGCCGATCAGGTGATCCAGCAGCTGCGCGGACCGCTGTCGCGCGTCGCGGGTGCGAGCACGTTCCTGCAGGCCGCGCAGGACATCCGCGTCGGCGGCCGGCAGAGCAATGCGCAATACCAGTTCACGCTGCTCGGCGATTCGAGCGCGGAGCTGTACAAGTGGGGGCCGATTTTGACCGAGGCGCTGCAGAAGCGTCCCGAGCTGACCGACGTGAATTCGGACCAGCAGCAAGGCGGCCTCGAGGCGATGGTGACGATCGACCGCGCCACCGCCGCGCGCCTGGGCATCAAGCCCGCGCAGATCGACAACACGCTGTACGACGCGTTCGGCCAGCGGCAGGTCTCGACGATCTACAACCCGCTGAACCAGTACCACGTCGTGATGGAAGTCGCGCCGAAATACTGGCAGAGCCCCGAGATGCTGAAGCAGGTGTGGATCAGCACGTCGGGCGGCAGCGCGAGCGGCTCGCAGACGACCAACGCGGCAGCCGGCACGTTCGTCGCGACGGCGGCCGGCACGTCGAGCGCCGGCACGGCCGCCACGAGCGCCGCCGCGATCGCGTCCGATTCCGCGCGCAACCAGGCGCTGAACTCGATCGCGTCGAGCGGCAAGTCGAGCGCGTCGGCAGGCGCCGCGGTGTCGACGTCGAAGTCGACGATGATTCCGCTGTCGGCGATCGCGACCTTCGGGCCAAGCACGACGCCGCTGTCGGTCAACCATCAGGGGCTGTTCGTCGCGACGACGATCTCGTTCAACCTGCCGCCCGGCGTGTCGCTGTCGCAGGCCACGCAGGTCATCTACCAGACGATGGCGCAGATCGGCGTGCCGCCGACGATCGTCGGCAGCTTCCAGGGCACCGCGCAGGCGTTCCAGCAGTCGATGAACGATCAGCCGATCCTGATCCTCGCCGCGCTGCTCGCCGTCTACATCGTGCTCGGGATCCTGTACGAGAGCTACATCCATCCGATCACGATCCTGTCGACGCTGCCGTCGGCCGGCGTCGGCGCCCTGCTCGCGCTGCTGCTGTTCAAGACCGAGTTCAGCATCATCGCGCTGATCGGCGTGATCCTGCTGATCGGCATCGTGAAGAAGAACGCGATCATGATGGTCGACTTCGCAATCGATCAGACGCGCAACCACGGCAAGTCGTCGTTCGACGCGATCCGCGAGGCGTGCCTGCTGCGTTTCCGGCCGATCATGATGACGACGATGGCCGCGCTGCTCGGCGCGCTGCCGCTCGCGTTCGGCAGCGCGGACGGCGCCGAACTGCGCGCGCCGCTCGGGATCGCGATCGCCGGCGGCCTGATCATGTCGCAGGTGCTGACGCTCTATACGACGCCGGTCGTCTATCTGTACATGGACCGCCTGCGCGTGTGGGGCGAGAAGCGGCGCAACCGCCGCGGGAATCCGGGCGGGCCGGCGGTAGCGGGCGAATAA